A DNA window from Hydra vulgaris chromosome 13, alternate assembly HydraT2T_AEP contains the following coding sequences:
- the LOC136089958 gene encoding uncharacterized protein LOC136089958 has product MSRYGDQHDKNLSNLVCLGVDGKDDKNVLQFKDVVENGETRLSRVTENEHHLTFTNENSFKNGSYLSHKNLPSNGATGLLQSETVYNVLKEYDSLNSVQALLLDNTNVNTGFKTGIVACLEKKLERKIHLIGCALHHNELPFRKVFKIVDGSSKCPNKFSGPIGKQVSIDFHFNPQVKFTKIDTPVEILNIQIEVVNDLSHDQRLLFE; this is encoded by the coding sequence atgtCAAGATATGGTGATCAACATGataaaaacttaagtaacttgGTGTGTTTGGGTGTTGATGGTAAAGATGATAAAAATGTTCTTCAGTTTAAGGATGTCGTTGAAAATGGAGAAACTCGCTTGTCGAGAGTTACTGAAAACGAacatcatttaacttttactaatgaaaatagttttaaaaatggttcaTATCTCTCTCATAAAAATCTTCCATCAAATGGTGCAACTGGTTTACTTCAAAGTGAAACTGTATATAACGTTCTAAAAGAGTATGATAGTTTAAATTCAGTACAAGCCCTTCTTCTTGATAATACAAATGTCAATACAGGTTTCAAAACTGGAATTGTTGCATGTTTAGAAAagaaattagaaagaaaaatacaCCTTATTGGATGTGCTTTACATCACAATGAACTTCCATTTCGAAAAGTATTCAAAATAGTTGATGGAAGTTCGAAGTGTCCAAATAAATTTTCAGGACCTATTGGAAAGCAAGTTTCTATAGATTTCCATTTTAACCCACAAGTGAAGTTTACCAAAATTGATACTCCAGTGGAGATACTAAATATTCAGATTGAAGTAGTTAATGATTTAAGTCACGATCAAAGACTATTATTTGAATAA
- the LOC105848190 gene encoding rhodopsin, G0-coupled-like has protein sequence MDVLVSAYFLCVLAIIILSILLNALLIYIIVYKIKVTKLPQVFILSISISDVIHTLIGYIAEVWLLFEVHSLKKSFVCIGASFLTVFTSVSNILQTVIISIMRAIAIKWPFFYIIYCKTMKMKILLLLFCYFYGFLWPFIPLIGWSKYELDLDKMRCSFDWKLIHSGSLSYLIVLFLFCYFLPVIAMIFAYIAIKKTVINSCSIRRAQLGKNRNIQEMVYLKLAFWSAIFYFIIWTPYAGISLLSIFKIKSPSVIYTICALFSKLSAITNALANCYFNKYFRNHLKKIKLFQYFVKWNRRSCDNLIL, from the coding sequence ATGGATGTTTTGGTATCAGCGTATTTTCTGTGTGTCCttgcaattattattttatcaatcttACTAAATGCACTTCTAATCTATATAATTGTTTACAAGATTAAAGTAACCAAATTGCCGCAAGTTTTTATTCTAAGCATTTCGATTTCCGACGTAATTCATACCTTAATTGGTTATATAGCGGAAGTTTGGTTGTTATTTGAAGTACACTCTTTGAAAAAGAGTTTTGTTTGTATTGGAGCTTCTTTCCTAACGGTTTTTACTTCAGTGtctaatattttacaaactgTTATAATATCAATTATGAGAGCGATTGCAATAAAGTGGccctttttttacattatatattgtAAGACGATGaagatgaaaatattattattgttattttgttatttttatggatttttatGGCCTTTTATTCCGTTAATTGGATGGTCAAAGTATGAGTTAGATTTGGATAAAATGCGATGTTCATTTGATTGGAAATTAATACATTCGGGTTCATTATCATAtctaatagttttatttttattttgctactTTTTACCTGTCATTGCAATGATTTTTGCGTACATTGCAATAAAGAAAACAGTTATCAATAGCTGCAGTATTAGAAGAGCCCAACTAggtaaaaatagaaatatacaagaaatGGTCTACTTGAAGTTAGCTTTTTGGTCTgcgattttttactttataatttggACACCTTATGCCGGTATCAGCTTACTttcaatattcaaaataaaatctccaagtGTTATTTATACCATCTGTGCATTATTTTCGAAACTATCAGCAATAACGAATGCGTTGGCAAACTGTtactttaacaaatattttcgaaatcatcttaaaaaaattaaactcttcCAATACTTTGTAAAATGGAACAGAAGAAGTTGcgataatttaatattatag